The sequence below is a genomic window from Kitasatospora kifunensis.
CGCCCAGTGGCCCGTAGTCCCAGGCGGCGCGGGTGCCGCCGTAGATCTCGCTGCAGGGGTAGACGAAGCCACGGCGCTTGCTCAGGCTGACGATCGTGTCGATCTTGTCGGCGGCCACAGTGCTCTCTTCAGACGACGTCGCAACTCGGTACGACGGCACGGTCAAGGCGCGGCTGGTTGCGCGCACCCGAATACCTCAGGTTACCGGGCAGGCGGGTGGGGGGTTCAAATCGATAATGTCCGCGCGCGTTCGAGGCGGCGAACCGTTCCCCCACCCCTCGACCTCCCCATCCATCGGAAGTTGACAATCATTTCCAATTAATATGACAATGGTTGTCATGATGCACCGACGCCTTCCCACCTCCATAGCCTTGGCGGCCACCGCCGCCGTCGGCGCACTGCTGCTCATCGCGTGCGGTGGCAGCGGCTCCGGCACCAAGAGCGCGGACGGCAAGCCGGCGGTGGTCGCGTCCTTCTACCCGATGCAGTACCTGGCCGAGCAGATCGGCGGCGACCAGGTGAAGGTCACCGACCTGACGGCCGCGGGCACCGAACCGCACGACCTGGAGCTGACCGCCAAGCAGGTGGGCACCGTCCAGAAGGCCGACGTCGTGCTCTACCTCAAGGGCCTGCAGCCCACGGTGGACAAGGCCGTCGCGCAGTCGCACAGCAAGCACGTGGTGGACGCCGCCGCGCTCTCGCCGCTGGTCGACCACCACCTCGACGAGGGCACCGAGGAGACCGACAGCGCCGGACACACCCACGAGCACCCGGGCGAGGCCGGCGACCCGCACCTGTGGCTGGACCCGACCCGCTACGCGGCCGTCGCCCAGGGGGTCGGCGCAGAACTCGCCAAGGCCGACCCGGCGCACGCCGCCACCTACCAGCGGAACACCGCCGACCTGGTGAGTCGGCTGACCGCCCTGGACCAGAGCTTCACCAACGGGCTCAAGGGCTGCACCGACACCTCCTTCGTCACCAGCCACGCCGCCTTCGGCTACCTCGCCGACCACTACGGGCTGCACCAGATCGCGATCAACGGGGTGGACCCGGAGTCCGAGCCGACCCCGGCCCGGATGGCGCAGATCCAGCAGACGGCCAAGGCCAACGGCGTGACCACGATCTTCTTCGAGACCCTGGTCAGCCCCAAGCTGGCGGACAGCGTGGCCAAGGACCTGAACCTGAAGACCGCCGTGCTCGACCCGCTGGAGGGCGTCAAGAGCGGCAGCAACGACGACTACTTCTCGATCATGCAGCGAAACCTGACCCACCTGCGGTCGGCGCTCGGCTGCGCGAGCTGACGGGAGGCCGACGACGATGAGCACCCCCAACGATGTGATCAGGCTGACCGCCGCCCGCGCCGCGCTCGGCGGCCGCCCCGTGCTGCGCGGCGTCGACCTGAGCGTGGCCCCCGGCGAGGTGGTCGCGCTGCTCGGCGCCAACGGCTCCGGCAAGTCCACCACCGTGAAGACGGTGGTCGGTTCGGTGCCGCTGACCGGCGGCGAGCGCGAGCTGTTCGGGACGCCCGGGGCGAGGTTCCGCGCCTGGCACCGGATCGGCTACGTCCCGCAGCGCACCACGGCGGCCGGCGGGGTGCCGGCCACCGTGCGCGAGGTGGTCGCGACCGGGCGGTTGGCCCGGCACGGGCTGCTGCCGCTGCGGCGCCGGGACAAGGCGGCGGTGAACCAGGCGCTGGACGCCGTCGGCCTGCTGGCCAGGGCCGACGACTCGGTGGCGAACCTCTCCGGTGGGCAGCAGCAGCGGGTGCTGATCGCCCGCGCGCTGGTCGGCGGCCCCGAGCTGCTGATCATGGACGAGCCGATGGCCGGGGTGGACCTGGCCAGCCAGCAGGTCCTCGCCGACACGCTGCGCCGCGAGGTGGCCAAGGGCGTGGCCGTGCTGCTGGTGTTGCACGAACTCGGGCCGCTCGAACCGCTGATCGACCGCACGGTGCTGCTGCGGGACGGGCTGGTGCTGCACGACGGGCCGCCCGGGACGACGCCGACGACCGGCGACCACCACGGCCAAGAGCTCCATGACCACGCGCACCATGACCACGCGCTTCACGACCACGCGCACCACCACGCCGACGACCCGAAGACCCACGACCACACCCAGCATGGACTGTTGATATGACCGGACTGACCGACATGTTGTCCTACGACTTCATGCAGCGCGCGCTGCTCGCCGCCCTGCTGGTCGGCATCACCGCGCCGGCCGTCGGCATCTACCTGGTCCAGCGGCGGCAGGCGTTGATGGGCGACGGCATCGGCCATGTCGCGCTGACCGGCGTGGGCCTGGGGCTGGTCTTCCAGACCAGCCCGGTCTGGATGGCGGTCCTGGTCTGCGTGGTGGCCGCCGTGATCATGGAGTTGGTCCGTTCCCGCGGCAACCAGCGCGGCGACATCGCCTTGGCGATGCTCTTCTACGGCGGGATGGCCTGCGGTCGGCTGCTGATCAGCAAGGCGCCCTCGGCCAGCGGGACCGGCGGCAGCCTGGACAGCTATCTCTGGGGCTCGATCCTGGCGGTGGACACCGGCGACCTGGTCACCATCGCGGTGCTCGGCGCGGTCGTCATCGCGGTCACCCTCGGGCTGCGGCGCCAGTTCTTCGCGGTCTGCCAGGACGAGGAGTTCGCCAAGGTCACCGGCGTCCCGGTGCGGCTGCTCAACCTGCTGCTCGCGGTGATGGCCGCGGTCACC
It includes:
- a CDS encoding metal ABC transporter solute-binding protein, Zn/Mn family — its product is MMHRRLPTSIALAATAAVGALLLIACGGSGSGTKSADGKPAVVASFYPMQYLAEQIGGDQVKVTDLTAAGTEPHDLELTAKQVGTVQKADVVLYLKGLQPTVDKAVAQSHSKHVVDAAALSPLVDHHLDEGTEETDSAGHTHEHPGEAGDPHLWLDPTRYAAVAQGVGAELAKADPAHAATYQRNTADLVSRLTALDQSFTNGLKGCTDTSFVTSHAAFGYLADHYGLHQIAINGVDPESEPTPARMAQIQQTAKANGVTTIFFETLVSPKLADSVAKDLNLKTAVLDPLEGVKSGSNDDYFSIMQRNLTHLRSALGCAS
- a CDS encoding metal ABC transporter permease, with the translated sequence MTGLTDMLSYDFMQRALLAALLVGITAPAVGIYLVQRRQALMGDGIGHVALTGVGLGLVFQTSPVWMAVLVCVVAAVIMELVRSRGNQRGDIALAMLFYGGMACGRLLISKAPSASGTGGSLDSYLWGSILAVDTGDLVTIAVLGAVVIAVTLGLRRQFFAVCQDEEFAKVTGVPVRLLNLLLAVMAAVTVTVAMRVVGLLLVSALMVVPVAAAQLLTRSFLATQALAIGLGVLVSLGGVATSYQADVPPGSAIVLLAIAVFAVFSALAAPLARRRHRTPTDGAGVTIPGPAKAPSAQDPVGSARLAQ
- a CDS encoding metal ABC transporter ATP-binding protein, whose product is MSTPNDVIRLTAARAALGGRPVLRGVDLSVAPGEVVALLGANGSGKSTTVKTVVGSVPLTGGERELFGTPGARFRAWHRIGYVPQRTTAAGGVPATVREVVATGRLARHGLLPLRRRDKAAVNQALDAVGLLARADDSVANLSGGQQQRVLIARALVGGPELLIMDEPMAGVDLASQQVLADTLRREVAKGVAVLLVLHELGPLEPLIDRTVLLRDGLVLHDGPPGTTPTTGDHHGQELHDHAHHDHALHDHAHHHADDPKTHDHTQHGLLI